Below is a genomic region from Alphaproteobacteria bacterium.
AGACGATCGTCAGCCACGTCCCGGCGCCGAAGCTCGACGTCGACGGGCCGTTCAAGATGCTCGCCACCCTGCTCGACCGCGATCCCTTCCTCGGCCGTATCCTCACCGGCCGGATCGAGAGCGGCACGCTCAACGTCAACATGCCGATCCGGGCGCTCGACGTCGATGGCAACGGCGTAGAGGAAGGCCGCGCAACCAAGGTTTTCGCGTTCCGCGGCCTCGAGCGCGTCCCGGTCGAGACCGCGCAGGCGGGCGACATCGTCGCCATTGCCGGCCTCACCAAGGCGACCGTTTCCAACACCATCGCCGATCCGGGCATGACCCAGCCGCTTCGCGCGCGCCCGATCGACCCGCCGACCCTGGCGATGAGCTTCACCGTCAACGACAGCCCTTATGCGGGCCGCGACGGCGACAAGGTGCAGAGCCGGGTCATCCGCGACCGGCTCGAGCGCGAGGCGGAGGGCAATGTCGCCATCCGGATCACCGAAAGCTCGGACAAGGACGCCTTCGAGGTCGCCGGCCGCGGCGAGCTCCAGCTCGGCGTGCTGATCGAGACGATGCGCCGCGAGGGCTTCGAGCTTTCGATCTCCCGGCCGCGAGTCCTCTTCCGCGACGGTCCCAACGGCCGGGAGGAGCCCTATGAGACGGTCGTCATCGACGTCGACGACGAGCATTCGGGAACGGTCGTCGAGAAGATGGCGCAGCGCAAGGGCGAGATGACGGACATGCGCCCCTCGGGCGGCGGCAAGACGCGCCTCACCTTCACCGCGCCGTCGCGCGGCCTGATCGGCTACCACGGCGAGTTCCTTTCCGACACGCGCGGCACCGGAATCATGAACCGGCTGTTCGACAAATACGGCCCGTACCGGGGCCCGATCCAGGGCCGGCAGAACGGCGTCCTGATCTCCATGGAGACGGGCGCGGCGGTCGGCTATGCGCTCAACATGCTGGAAGAGCGCGGTATCCTGTTCATCGCTCCGGGCGACATGCTCTACGAGGGCATGGTGATCGGCGAGAACGCCAAGCCGCAGGACCTCGAGGTCAACCCGCTCAAGTCCAAGCAGCTGACCAACTTCCGCGCCTCGGGCGGCAAGGACGACGCCATCCGCCTCACGCCGCCCAAGCGCATGACTCTGGAGCAGGCGATCGCCTACATCCAGGACGACGAGCTGGTCGAGGTCACCCCCAAGGTGATCCGAATCCGCAAGCGCCACCTCGACCCGCACGAGCGCAAGCGCGCGTCGCGCAAAGAGGCTGCCTAGGCCTCCAAGCCCCGCCGGCAAGGGAAAGCCCGCCGCAACCGATGTCGCGGCGGGCTTCCAGAGCGGGTCGGGTGCTTCCTGGACCGGCGCTAGAGTGTCGCGGCCGTCCTTGCGCGAGTCGAGCTGTGGCCGCCGTAGCGGTACAGAATGTCCTCGGCGGTTTCGCGGGTGATCCCGGCGTCGCTGGTGTCGACGGAAACGAACACGCCGCCGTCATTGATGCGCCCTTCATAGTAACGCGCATCGTCGTCGCTGACGCCGTGCTCGGTCAGAAGACCGGTGACTCCGCCCGCGACGGCGCCGACTCCGGCGCCGATGGCGGCCGCCCCGGGAATCGCGGAGGTGGCGATCGCGCCGGCGGCGACGAGCGGGCCGACGCCGGGAATGGCGAGGGCGGCGATGCCGAGCAGGGCGCCGACGCCTGCGCCGCCCAGCGCGCCCTTGATCAGACCTTCCGTATTCTCACCCACTTCTTGGGTATTGGCGTCGCCATAGTCTCCGTCGGCGCCTTCGCGGCGCGCGATGACCGAAAGCGCGCTGTCGCGCACGCCGGCCTCGCGAAGCGCGCGGACGGCGGTCTCCGCTTCGGAATGGCTGTCGAAGACGGCGGACACAATGTTCTGGTTCATGGGAACTCCTACAATGTTCGAGAAAGGCCGCAACGGCCTGACACGACAACGATATCCGGGCGATGTCGTTGCTCGGCTGGGCGGATTTGCGCTCGTCCTGGCGCTCAGGGGCTCAGCAAAATTGGCCTGATTGGAATCCGCCACTTTTCGAGGTGACAGGACCGGTATTCTCGCGCACCCATGCTTTGGTTCGAAACGCAAGGGGGCAAATATGCGCTATCGCCACGTCGTCGCCATGCTCGCAATCTGCGCGGTCGCCGTACAGCCCTGCCTCGCAGCCGATCTCGCGGCCGATGGCGGCGTGGTCGGGGGACGCATCGGGGCTTTCGCGGGGCTCAGGATCGCGGCCCCGCTCGGCGGCGCGGAGAGGCACGTCCTGCGGGCGCGGCTTCAAGTGGCGCCCAGCTACGCGATGCTCGATGCCCGGTCCGGCGCCCTCGTCGGGGCCCGGTCCGCGGCCGGTCTCGAGCTCGGCGTCGCGCGCAGCGGCTCGCCCGGCTTGTCGCTGGGCGGCCGCACGGCGCCGGAGCTGAGGCGCCAGCTCGGCTTTCACGGATCGACGCCGTACATTGTCGTAGGGGGCGTCCTGCTTCTCGTCGGCCTGCTCGCGGCGGTGGCCAGCGCCTCTCCCAAGCCCGGCCCGCGGCCCGGCGACTTCTAGGAGAGCCGGGCAAGATGTCCGGCGCGCCCTATCACGCCCATATCTATTATGCGGACCGCGAGCGCGCCGCGGCGGCGGCGCTGCGCGAAACCTTCATCGCACTGGCCGAGGGCGGGAAGGATGCGCCGGTCCTGTTCGTAGGCCGGATGATGGATCGGGGCGTCGGCCCCCACCCGATTCCGCAATACGAGATCCACTTTCGAGAGCGCTCGGTTGAAGAGGTCGTCGCGAGGATCGAGGCGTCGGGCCTGCGCGCGCTGGTCCACCCGCTGACCGACGACGATCTCGCCGATCACACGCGCCTCGCCCGCTGGATCGGGGAGCCGGTGCAGCTGGACGAAAGCACGCTCGATCCGCCGGGGCGAAACCAGGGCGTGGAGCGCTTCGGCAAGACGGATTTCTAGGCCCTGCCGAACCCGACGCTGCCGGTTAGCCCGGCTTGGCTGCGGCCTTGGGCACGGCGGCATCGGGCACCGGCGTCACCGTAAAGTCGCTCGGCTTCAGCGGATGCGCCTCGACGCCTGCGCCAGCGCCCGGCGGCGGGCAGTAGCTGTCGGCGGGGACGACCGCGCCGTCGGGACAGGTCTGCATCGGCACATTGCCCTGCGGCACCGCCCCGGGCGGCGGGGCGCCATAGGGGGCGGCGCCATAGGGAGCCGCGCCATACGGGCCGTCATAATGTTCGTCGTAATGATCGGCGGCGATCGCCGCGCCCAGTGCCGCC
It encodes:
- the typA gene encoding translational GTPase TypA, producing the protein MSLRNVAIIAHVDHGKTTLVDQLFRQSGTFRDNQRVEERAMDSNDLEKERGITILAKCTSVEWAPPGGGETVHINIVDTPGHADFGAEVERILSMVDGVILLVDAAEGPMPQTKFVTGKALALGLKPIVVVNKIDRPDARPAEVLDECFELFLSLDANDEQLDFPTLYASGRAGYAGLTDDVRSGDLTPMFETIVSHVPAPKLDVDGPFKMLATLLDRDPFLGRILTGRIESGTLNVNMPIRALDVDGNGVEEGRATKVFAFRGLERVPVETAQAGDIVAIAGLTKATVSNTIADPGMTQPLRARPIDPPTLAMSFTVNDSPYAGRDGDKVQSRVIRDRLEREAEGNVAIRITESSDKDAFEVAGRGELQLGVLIETMRREGFELSISRPRVLFRDGPNGREEPYETVVIDVDDEHSGTVVEKMAQRKGEMTDMRPSGGGKTRLTFTAPSRGLIGYHGEFLSDTRGTGIMNRLFDKYGPYRGPIQGRQNGVLISMETGAAVGYALNMLEERGILFIAPGDMLYEGMVIGENAKPQDLEVNPLKSKQLTNFRASGGKDDAIRLTPPKRMTLEQAIAYIQDDELVEVTPKVIRIRKRHLDPHERKRASRKEAA
- a CDS encoding aromatic ring-opening dioxygenase, with translation MSGAPYHAHIYYADRERAAAAALRETFIALAEGGKDAPVLFVGRMMDRGVGPHPIPQYEIHFRERSVEEVVARIEASGLRALVHPLTDDDLADHTRLARWIGEPVQLDESTLDPPGRNQGVERFGKTDF